The following nucleotide sequence is from Populus trichocarpa isolate Nisqually-1 chromosome 11, P.trichocarpa_v4.1, whole genome shotgun sequence.
CACCAGAAAAAAAGCTAATTTTGGAAGAAAGACAAGCTCACTCACTCCTCTACCTCTGGCCAAGACGTGGCTATTACAATTCTTGCAACAGTCAAATATATCggtaattcaaaattttaaagcctctttcttcttcttggttCATCTCTTCTTTCCATTACGCGCCATTCCATTCTTCTACTCCTCTCCATTGCTCCACTTTGTGATGAAGGTCGACAAATGGCAAGTGGATTTGTTTGTTAAAGTTTAGGTCTTTTTCTTTGACTTCAAGTGAAAGAACTGGAGATGAGTGTAAATCAATTGATGAATTATGGTTGAGATTACTTATCAGTCTTCAAATTGTACAAGGTTGAAGTTTTCCCATCAAAGTATCACTTAGCTAACCATTTAAGTTTCCTACTTACTcttcaaaaagaaatataaagtcTTTTCCTATCTTTTAGAGGTCGAAACCAAGCCCTCGGCCCTCAGCGGTTCGAGTGGATCGAGGCTGAAGtaagaaacaaagaaatattTGCAAGAGAGCGTGCACCTTCTTAGAGAAGGTTCATTTGAGAATTGGGATACGTCTTATAGGTGGTTACATTGCCTTCTTGTTGTGAGAATATGTGCTTATTGAGCTAATGAATAGGTGTGCCATGTTGCAGGGTAACATTTGTATAATATCAGAGGGCAATGCAGCAAAGTATGGAATAGCCCTAGCTATGCGTAGATACAAGGGATATCATCGTTGATTAGGACAATAAATATGAATACGTGTAGTTGTACAAACCAATCATGAAAAATTCACATACACAATATCTACCTTTTACAATGCTCTCATTAATCTACATCTCTTTGAAGTTTGAAGAGCCCTCAATGCCATAAAACCCAGAACATGATTTCCTGTCAGGAGTTTCACCTGGCCCTTCTTCCTTTGCCCTCTACAGAAAGTTCTTGACTCGTTTAATTTACAAAGTCGCCACTGTCTACTGGTAATGGATCGTTTCAAATGTACAGAAAGGTGTTGTCATGTATGTGTCATATTTAgcaatctgttttttttaaggatctCCATTTTTAACTACCTCAAACAACGATGGCGAGGATGCCCCGCTGATTTTGCTTGGTGCTGGTGTATTTTTTCGTGATTGGCGTTTTGTAGGCACTAGGACACTCTCGGTTTCCAATTTTTTGCTCAGATCAtcgtcttcatcatcatcaccaccttTGAAAACAGGATGAATATAGGCATCCTGAAGGTATGCTTTCAAATTAAAGTTTGGATCCCTTGCTCGTTCCAGGGTATCTTTCATCATTGCTTCCTAAATCAGAGTTCAAGACAAGATTAGTAGTCTCCGCTTTTGAGTCATTTTGCTCTAATCTAATTGTAGATCGTGTATATGTTGATTCTATTTAGTTACTTGACATGGTgataaacaaactaaaaataaattactaaaagTTGGTTTAACCAATTTACCTAAATATGTTGGAGCACAAACATAAAATTGCACACTAACTTCACAAGTTTAAAGATTAAAACCACAATCTAATAGACAAAGCAATATATATTGAATATCTTAAATAGAATGTCAAGTATACTTGTTGAAACATTTAGAAAGAAATGCAAATTACTTTGCTAACAAGGATTGTAttctttattcttaaaattttattcctCGTCACTTGGTGTAAACGGATTGATTGTAAAGTTGCACTATAAACAAGGTCTATGAACTAGAAAAACTGACTCAAAAACTCTCTATGAAAAACTTGAACTTAAGCTCTAGAATgactttaagaaaaataatttccattGTTTTGCCTTGATTTCAAAGTTGCACTATATAAACAAGGTCCATgaaataggaaaacaaactcaaaatctctctacaaaaaaattgaacttaagCTCTAGAATGACCGAAAGAATTGCTATTTATTCATAGGATAACAACAAATAATTCTTTATAggccaaaaaaattattttacattaaactCAAATCTTAAGCCCGATCCCATGCCGAGCGAACATGGGTAGCTAAAACCCAAAAGCTCACTTAGCCTAAAACATATCCCCTTTAAAAGCAACTATTCAATTTACCACTACATAAGCCACATGTGAATCTTGTAATGTGAAACCGAGAGTTTTTAAGTTTACAAAATATCTCAACCAATAgttctttgagattaatttttcattaatccaaaactggtttttaaaaaaagttaatattttatgttaaagtatttttgttggagaatAATTTTCAACAATCTTAACCCTAAAAGTAAGTGGACCAcacttttaatttgacctcAAACATGCCCACTAACCATgtcttttaaaacaaatttctaacaCTAAATAAATTCTTCATTAGCAAATCAATTAATCAAACATCTTGAATTCAATTGAAAAGCATTATGTTAGGGAACCTAAACTAGGTAGTATCAACTACCTAGAACTGCTTATAAGaaattgcttattttttttatgcaaaagctTGATCTCTTTGCCACGAAACATGAAATACCTAACTGCAATGGAGGAATTGTCTATTTATCATTGTGacaagcttgatttgatgataatagaagaagagaaagaggaaaaaattcaACCAATTTCCCTTCAGATTGTAACGTTTCCAAGGTTACCAGCAACACTTGCATTACCAAAACAGCTTCTTCAACGTTTGAAGTTCTTTAAAGTACCAATGCACTCTGGCAACTCTCTAATGCTTGGACAGTCTCCGATTATAAATCTTGTAAGGAGTTTGTAGATCCTTGAAGAAGTTACTTTGGTAATGCAAGTGTTGCTAACCTCAAAAATtctataatttgaaaagaaagtgGTTGAATTTttcctctttctcttcctccattatcatcaaatcaagcttttcACAACAGTAAACAAACAATGTCATCAACACAGCTAGGCATTTCATGCTTCATGACAAAAAGATCAAGCTTTTACATCCAAAAATAACCCAAGTTTGTAAAGAACATTTTTCACACCAAACACTAGCATTAAACAGCTCTAGCTTGACATAAAACTAAAACGAGTTCATAGTTGCATATAAGAAATTATTAGTGTTATGCAGGAGAATCAATTGAGAGCAAACAAGGAAGCACATAAAAATCAACAGAGAATGAGAAGTGTAAACTCCAGAATATGCAGACACCAACACACCTGTAATGGATATTTGACAAAAGCAGATTTGTGGCGTCCGTTGCAGAACCCATGGAACCATATAGTGAGTACAGGAAGAGCAATGAGAAATGGTGCTGACTGCGCAGCTTCTTTTGTACTCATCAGTCCCAGCAGAGCCAGCTGTGAGATTACTAATGCAGTAATAACACGCCCATGGACATCAGGCCAGAATGCCGCACCACTTTCATACTCTTGGTTGTAAACATTTATGATCTGCCAAGGTGTAAACATAGGGAAACTGTGAATACACATGACCAAGGACAAAGCATATGATTGTGCTACAAATATACTATCTAGTTGTAATGCCCTGGCCCAGAACATCTTCAAACTTGGATTAAATTGCAGGTTTTGATCATTTAGTTGACAAGACATTAACCATACACAATAGAATTGTCCTTTGATGGAACATCATTTAACCAAAGGTATCAATTATTTACCTGATGACGGAACACTACATAGGCGAAggcaaagaaaataattatgaatggAAGGAGAACAGGTGTCACTGTTGCATATACAAGACCTAGcagaaaatataattgaatgcGGGGTTCGCCGGTGTTAAAACCAAGACTGCCAGGATCCATTGCCTCTTCCCTGTCCTTTTCTGTCTTCACCAGAAAGAAATTTTTCAAGTGGTAGAGTATCAGTGGTTTCAGCATTAGAACTTCTCCAGCTATTCCAGCCCAACCATCAACCATTATATAGGTTATGAAGAAAGTTGCTTTCAATGGAACAGCTACACCTATTGTTTTAGGAATTCTGCCATACACAAACGAAGAAATGAGCAAAACAAAGGAgaaaacaattataacactTGATGGAAGTTGTAGGCaataaagatgaaaaacatATTGACTTAGATCCTAGAGTTTCATCTCAGGATAATAGGATTCTGGATCAATGAAaagtgagataaaattgaaTCATTGGTGGGAGAATTAATAAAATGTAAGTTGTTGGAAATCCTTTTAAGGCACATGCCATGAGAATAACATCTCTCACTAAGCATTAACACTACCGACAATGGTTGGATCTTACAGTATATAGTGCCATTCATCCTAATGCAACCAAATTCTAAATGCTTACACCCTAATAAATACTTGATAGATATGTGAGAATAACGTACTCATTAGCAGACTGATTGATAAAAGAATTTAGCTGTTCAAATGCGGCCCCAGCGAGTATGCTCCCAAGGAATACATTGATAATGAGGAAAATATAATATCTTGTAGCTGATCTCCTTTCCAAAGATGATATAGATAGGAAGCCTTCAAATTTAGACATGATCATTAAAATTGTTGGCAGGAAGATTAGGAAGAGCTTCAATGCAATGCCAGGTAGAAAACCTTGGATAAcggatttgataaattttctgcataaaaaataaacagttgaTAATTTCTAACAAAGAAATCTTGCATTTAAGTTAGAAGGCACTGtggtgaaagaaagaaaacttacATTTCAATAATGGGCTTCAGAAAAGGGGCTTTTTTCTCGATTCCCTCAATGCTTGCTAGAGCTTGCACAGATGCAATAGGTATCATGAAAAAGAAAGTAAGGAAAAAGAATGCAACTCCAATTATCAGCCTCCTAACAGAGAGTGACATGTATGGAATGGCCAAGTTTTCCCAATATACATCACGCGGCTCAGGAGCCCACTCCGTTAACCACAAAGTCGGATTTCTTGATTGTTGAGTTTGTGCACAAACAGCTGCACCCCATCGAGTCTTAAATGAAACAAATGCTGCCGGCATTATAGACTTTGGATCCTTTAAAACCTTTTCCCTCTCCTCTTCTATCTGAATTATACCAGAATGATACATGACCCAGATCAGAGGGGTGATTCGATTAGTAATTGGTAAAGCAGCATCTCTAACTCATTTGAACAATGGTTTTGCTTTTTTGAACAAGAAGTTGCAGATTTATATACTTATGAATaactaacaaaacaataattcaaACTTTTTGAAAGATGGGGGAATTTAGATAAGAAATTATTGAAGCTAGGGGCTTACTTCTTCTGACAGTTTCTTAATCTCTGATATGTGATGATCAATTGCATCCACTTTTTCACCCCAAAGCCCAAGGAAACCAGTCTGAACAGCAAAGAAAAGTAAAGTTTGAGGTTAAAACCGTAATTGGGGTTTAGGCAAAAGTAATAGACATTAGATTCGGACATGAGGCAACAACTACTTAAGATATATCGGATTGAATTTTGAGAAGTACTTTCTTAAGAGGCCGCTGTGATTGATTCCTGTCATACTTGAGTTGGTAGTAGTCAAGCCAGTTCTGcttacttttcttcttcttgaccAAACTGGCTAGTTTGTTTGCGTTGCACACCACctacattaaaaattttaaatcgtAAAAATATTCACAAAGCCAAATTTTTTGACCAAGCATGCATAGttcaaggattaaaaaaattgaagtacaTACTATCCTAGAATTTCAGGAGTATAATAAAAGCCAGGGTTTATTTAAATATTCCATTAAGTAAATAGTCCATTTAAAGCCACTCAATAGACCATATGAGATCCACATGTTGCCTCCTCAACTACCAAACCTTTTCCCTATCCCTTGCTATTTAATCCAAATGATGAAAAGCTACTATGGGCTGCAGCACTCAACTTGTCAAGAAAATAGGAAGTGTTCTTTATGTCCAAGAACATTTCCCACAAATCACACCAGCAATAAATATTTACACAGCATACTTATATGATAACAAAGAGGTGCACATTCTTAGttcagcaaataaaaaaaaatccaagtttctcttcttcttttttttatcatttttctgaGTCAAAAGACAAGAAAATTCAAAGTAGTTTATTTGTGCAATCCTCTGTTAAATgtctatttagaaaaaaaaatgaagtctcTATGTCCTATAGGGAATGTCAACTGGTTACAAATCCATAAATAGAAACAAGGAAATTTAGTCACTTAAATCAATTAAACGTTAAGGTTTGCAACATTTCAAATCTCACAAACAACTCATGGAATAACACCTTTTCAAttctatgataaaaaaacagcacataacacaattaaaataattaagtttcacAATACACAATCAAAACCActgaagaaaaaactaagaTAAGAACATGATAGGAATAAGCAATTGCTGAGGGAACAGTTTACATATGGAAGCTGGCTTGCATATGCACAGAAGGAAAAGCTATGATCAAAATGCATACCAACAAATGTCCcataatgatatataatttttctagtgTCATTAGCACACAATTGACCCGCATGATGCCCTGCCCACAATACACATTCTAACAAATGGTTTTCAATAATTTGCACAACAAGACTGATGCAGACTATTCCTTGATATGATCAATAAAATTCATAGCTTTCTACCAAAGATATTTACACTATAAATTCTGCTTGAGCAAAAACATACCTGATGAATGAGATAATGATGTGGATGATTCACTAGGAAAAAGTGCTCCACAAGCTCACTGACAGATTCATCTGGATCCGGAGGTACATTCCTAACAAGGACCTGTGAAGTGTAAGCAATTATTATTCAAGTTTCTTGAAGGAGAGAAGGATAGAGAAAAGCTGATACAATGGGTAAACTAGAATTGAAATTTTGTACTACAACATTAGGCAATCTGAGATTGACTGTTACACAGACAAATTCTGCCCAACTTTTTTAGGTCTAAGAACTGCTTCCCATTTTGGAAATATTTCACTtaaggcatatatatatatatatagaaatggaAATGGAGGGAAACAAGCTCAAGATTGAGAGAAAAAGGTTTGATAAAGGAATAAATCAATAAGGAAAATAGTTCATCTTACAGTGAATTGATCTGGACGGCGTCCTTCTGAGGAAAGAAATTGCAACCTCATTGAAGCAACTTTCTCATACTCCTTCAGCAACACGTAGCATGTCCAGAAAGTAAAGGCATAGGCCATCACTATATGAGCCCAAAATCTGCAGTGCAATTAACATAATTATTGGTGTAAAATGAAAAGGTAAGGGAGCAGATATTCCTGGAAGTAGAAGATGTAggataatacaaaaaaaaaaaaaaaaaaacaagaccaCATGATTGTCTTTTGGAGAAACAGTTACTCTTGTTTTTTGGTAAATAAGCAATCAATAAACATTCTACAGATACCGAATCATTTATAAAGTAAGAGAATTGTGATCAATATATCTGAATATA
It contains:
- the LOC7484537 gene encoding calcium permeable stress-gated cation channel 1 isoform X2, which codes for MATLGDIAVSGALNLLGAFIFLLAFAILRIQPFNDRVYFPKWYLKGLRSSASHSGAFARRIVNLDFRSYTRFLNWMPEALKMPEPELIDHAGLDSAVYLRIYLMGLKIFVPIAFLAWAILVPVNYTNDTLEKAQLVSNVTASDIDKLSISNVPLKSQRFWAHIVMAYAFTFWTCYVLLKEYEKVASMRLQFLSSEGRRPDQFTVLVRNVPPDPDESVSELVEHFFLVNHPHHYLIHQVVCNANKLASLVKKKKSKQNWLDYYQLKYDRNQSQRPLKKTGFLGLWGEKVDAIDHHISEIKKLSEEIEEEREKVLKDPKSIMPAAFVSFKTRWGAAVCAQTQQSRNPTLWLTEWAPEPRDVYWENLAIPYMSLSVRRLIIGVAFFFLTFFFMIPIASVQALASIEGIEKKAPFLKPIIEIKFIKSVIQGFLPGIALKLFLIFLPTILMIMSKFEGFLSISSLERRSATRYYIFLIINVFLGSILAGAAFEQLNSFINQSANEIPKTIGVAVPLKATFFITYIMVDGWAGIAGEVLMLKPLILYHLKNFFLVKTEKDREEAMDPGSLGFNTGEPRIQLYFLLGLVYATVTPVLLPFIIIFFAFAYVVFRHQIINVYNQEYESGAAFWPDVHGRVITALVISQLALLGLMSTKEAAQSAPFLIALPVLTIWFHGFCNGRHKSAFVKYPLQEAMMKDTLERARDPNFNLKAYLQDAYIHPVFKGGDDDEDDDLSKKLETESVLVPTKRQSRKNTPAPSKISGASSPSLFEVVKNGDP
- the LOC7484537 gene encoding calcium permeable stress-gated cation channel 1 isoform X1 — protein: MATLGDIAVSGALNLLGAFIFLLAFAILRIQPFNDRVYFPKWYLKGLRSSASHSGAFARRIVNLDFRSYTRFLNWMPEALKMPEPELIDHAGLDSAVYLRIYLMGLKIFVPIAFLAWAILVPVNYTNDTLEKAQLVSNVTASDIDKLSISNVPLKSQRFWAHIVMAYAFTFWTCYVLLKEYEKVASMRLQFLSSEGRRPDQFTVLVRNVPPDPDESVSELVEHFFLVNHPHHYLIHQVVCNANKLASLVKKKKSKQNWLDYYQLKYDRNQSQRPLKKTGFLGLWGEKVDAIDHHISEIKKLSEEIEEEREKVLKDPKSIMPAAFVSFKTRWGAAVCAQTQQSRNPTLWLTEWAPEPRDVYWENLAIPYMSLSVRRLIIGVAFFFLTFFFMIPIASVQALASIEGIEKKAPFLKPIIEIKFIKSVIQGFLPGIALKLFLIFLPTILMIMSKFEGFLSISSLERRSATRYYIFLIINVFLGSILAGAAFEQLNSFINQSANEIPKTIGVAVPLKATFFITYIMVDGWAGIAGEVLMLKPLILYHLKNFFLVKTEKDREEAMDPGSLGFNTGEPRIQLYFLLGLVYATVTPVLLPFIIIFFAFAYVVFRHQIINVYNQEYESGAAFWPDVHGRVITALVISQLALLGLMSTKEAAQSAPFLIALPVLTIWFHGFCNGRHKSAFVKYPLQEAMMKDTLERSSSLNFNFKSYLQNAYIHPVFKGGDDDCAEYLSEKLETDSDSVLVPTVRQSQRNTPAIRSRSSSPALSDEDRTVEPEV